The Candidatus Nitrosoglobus terrae genome segment ATAATGAACTGATCCAAAGATCCGAATCTAGTCCAAGTCCTTCTAACCCCTCATCACGCCCATCATCTCCATCACCTTCAACCCATAATGATGATTTTGAGGATGATATACCATTTTAAAATATAGTAGTAGTTTTCTTGTAAATAGAGCCCCAATAAATACTGTATTCTAGCGAAAAACCATAGACATTATACTTAGAAGCGTGGTGGTTTCTCATCTGTTTTCTGATAGCTACAAGCTCCTCAGCTGAGATTAAACTCAATACCGCTGCAAGCCGGCTGTACTGTAATCGCAGAAAAAAGCTACAACACCACCCTCATGAGAATTTCAAGCGATGAAAACTGATCGACCTAATCAGACGACATCGTTTGCTGTCGACAGCAGAGTAGAAGATCAGGTGCCACTGCACACACTGTGGCTAGGCGCTATTGGTGTGGTTTTTGGCGATCTAGGTACTAGCCCGCTCTATACCTTACAAGAAATATTCAGCCCCGCTTATAGTCTAGGTGTGACACGCGCTACCGTTCTAGGCGTACTTTCACTGGTGTTTTGGGCACAAGTATTAGTTATATGCATCAAGTATATTACGCTGGTAATGCGCGCTGATAACGAGGGTGAAGGTGGTATTATGGAGCTGCTTGCGCTGGCTGGACGTGCAGTGGGCAGCACGAGTCGTTGGCGTACAGCCATTACCCTGCTCAGTATTTTTGGCGTCGCTTTATTTTATGGCGATAGCGTGATCACGCCTGCTATCTCGGTGTTATCGGCAGTTGAAGGCATCCAAATGGTTGATGCCACGCTTAAATCGTGGGTACTGCCCATTAGCATGGCCATTTTGCTGCTGCTATTTACGCTGCAAAAATTTGGCACCGAACGTATTGGTGCTCTATTTGGACCTATCATGTGTATTTGGTTTATTACCATCGCTACACTTGGTGCTGTACAGATCATACGCGTACCAGAGATTTTGCTGGCGCTTAATCCACTGTACGCCGTACGGTTTTTTGCGGCACACGGTGCAGCTGCGTTTGTCGCTTTGGGGGGTGTAGTATTAGCGCTTACAGGCACCGAGGCATTATATGCTGACATGGGTCACTTTGGTAGGCGACCGATTCGTATGGCATGGTTGACTTTTGTTTTTCCAGCGTTGCTGATTAATTATTTCGGCCAAGGTGCACTACTATTGCAGGAACCCAGTGCAGGTGGTAACCCGTTTTACCGTCTCGTACCACATGCACTATTAGCACCTACAATCATACTTGCTGCCATGGCGACCGTGATCGCCTCGCAAGCAGTGATCTCAGGTACCTATTCTATGACGCGCAGTGCTTTACGTTTAGGTTACTTACCAACGATGCGGGTAGTACACACTTCAGATCGGATAGCAGGCCAAGTATTTGTTCCTTGGATCAATGGTGCGTTGCTAGTGTTGGTAATAGCTGCTGTTTTGGGTTTTCGCTCATCTGAGAACTTGGGTGCAGCATATGGCATTGCCGTTACCGGAACCATGACCGCTACCACTTTGTTACTGCTCGTCGTTGCGTTACATTTGTGGCGCTGGAAGTGGCCAGCCGTCATCACTATTGGTACGCTATTATTGCTGATTGATGGTGCTTTTTTCAGCGCTAATCTGCTCAAAATCGACCATGGTGGATGGTTTTCGCTAGTACTAGGACTACTGATCTTTGTTGTGATGACCACCTGGCACCGCGGGCACACGATGCTTTTGGAGCAAACACAAAACACGACACCTGAGCTGGCCTCTTTCATAGCCCAAGTTACTGCAAGGCCGCTACGCCGACAGCCGGGAACTGCCGTATTCCTTGCAACTAATACAGTGACTATACCACCAGCACTGTGGCTCGTGTATGAACATTTTTACGCGCTGCACGAACACAATCTCATTGTCCACGTCGAAACATTAGAAGTACCCTATGTAGATATACAAAAGCAGGTGCAATGGCACGACTTAGGCGCAGGGTTTGCTGCTGTTACGCTACGCTTTGGTTTCAGACAAGTGCCTAACATGCCAGCTGCGTTAGCACAATGTACTGCACTTTCGTTGTCAGGCTTTGATACTACCGACATAACGTTTTTTCTGTGGGTAGAGCTTGTTCTG includes the following:
- a CDS encoding potassium transporter Kup, whose product is MKTDRPNQTTSFAVDSRVEDQVPLHTLWLGAIGVVFGDLGTSPLYTLQEIFSPAYSLGVTRATVLGVLSLVFWAQVLVICIKYITLVMRADNEGEGGIMELLALAGRAVGSTSRWRTAITLLSIFGVALFYGDSVITPAISVLSAVEGIQMVDATLKSWVLPISMAILLLLFTLQKFGTERIGALFGPIMCIWFITIATLGAVQIIRVPEILLALNPLYAVRFFAAHGAAAFVALGGVVLALTGTEALYADMGHFGRRPIRMAWLTFVFPALLINYFGQGALLLQEPSAGGNPFYRLVPHALLAPTIILAAMATVIASQAVISGTYSMTRSALRLGYLPTMRVVHTSDRIAGQVFVPWINGALLVLVIAAVLGFRSSENLGAAYGIAVTGTMTATTLLLLVVALHLWRWKWPAVITIGTLLLLIDGAFFSANLLKIDHGGWFSLVLGLLIFVVMTTWHRGHTMLLEQTQNTTPELASFIAQVTARPLRRQPGTAVFLATNTVTIPPALWLVYEHFYALHEHNLIVHVETLEVPYVDIQKQVQWHDLGAGFAAVTLRFGFRQVPNMPAALAQCTALSLSGFDTTDITFFLWVELVLGKRYFGMMLWRERLFAFLIRNTPPVAEYFHIPSRQVIALGQLLEI